Proteins from one Desulfonauticus submarinus genomic window:
- a CDS encoding hemerythrin domain-containing protein produces MNYYQSLTEQHQTILYLLTSLEKETLKIKETQKFNNIPELKKILSTLSSTLKKHLLLEDDFMYPVLREHPNKEIRELAEKFSKEMGRLKQAFSAYINKWKPLENIKSSSSSFISDTQTIILALRTRIAKEEKILFPNIKYNKHKTLITNKTPYKKWLFLLIGISTLVLLSIWFYLQIK; encoded by the coding sequence ATGAACTATTATCAATCTCTAACAGAACAACACCAAACTATTTTATATTTATTAACTTCATTGGAAAAAGAGACTTTAAAAATAAAAGAAACCCAAAAGTTTAATAATATCCCAGAATTAAAAAAAATCTTATCGACGCTATCCTCAACTCTAAAAAAACATCTTTTGCTAGAAGATGACTTTATGTACCCTGTTTTACGCGAGCATCCAAATAAAGAAATAAGAGAATTAGCTGAAAAATTTTCCAAAGAAATGGGAAGATTAAAACAAGCCTTTAGTGCTTACATAAATAAATGGAAACCTTTAGAAAATATAAAATCGTCTTCTTCCTCTTTTATATCAGATACCCAAACCATTATTTTGGCACTACGTACCCGTATTGCCAAAGAAGAAAAAATACTTTTCCCAAATATAAAATATAACAAACATAAAACGCTTATCACTAATAAAACTCCCTATAAAAAATGGCTATTTTTACTCATAGGAATAAGTACACTTGTACTCCTAAGTATTTGGTTCTACCTACAAATAAAATAG